In Eriocheir sinensis breed Jianghai 21 chromosome 18, ASM2467909v1, whole genome shotgun sequence, the genomic stretch gtgagaggcaaaaGCGTCCGAAAATACTGACCCTGTCGTATAGTTTTCAAGTCTTACATTTTACGCTCGCACGACCGAGTGGAGACACACTGAATAAAACTAAATTGTTCCACTTTTTTTAAGTAATGGAtgtattttatcttatttatagTCTTTGACtgcaaagaggaaaacaaaattatacaaaaataagTTTGCATTACGTTGCTTTTATAATAATAAGACAACATAATAATACCGAAAGGGATAATCAGTGTTGATTAGCGGTGGCTCGATACTTTAcgtgctctaaaaaaaaaaaaaaaagtccaaggaaggaggaaatttaGGTGTTGCCACTTAACGTTCCACTCTCAGGCGCATTGGGTACAGAGTCATCCTGTCCTTGATCATTGTAATCTTTCATTCAggtaatacaataaataaaaaatatcaaatgTAATGGTCTGCTAGTCTGTCTATATTGGATTGCAGTTATATACTCCGATTTTTTAGGTCGTTATCATCTATaagttttcattatatttttgccATATGTTTCATGCCTTTCAGTTCTTTTAATGTTTTGCTCGAATATTCACTTCACTAATGTCACCTTGTTATGCACTGTATATACTTTATACCtttcttgctcatccctatgctatccaaagtccgtatgcaagagtcaaccagtatcaacattcattcattcctttcgctggcgaactctggaacagccaccctttgtctgtatttcctccggcctacgacttaaacgctttcaagaggggcGTATCAAGAAGCCTCTCCATCCGATGTTGACCCTCCTTTTCGACTGCTCTATCAACAATTTCTAAATGCAGCACTGGCGGTTTctttgccgtttttttttttattattcctttagctgcctcctttcctgtaaaaaaaaaaaaaaaaaaaaagcaagccaTCGATTGCCATTTTCATGAAGTTCAGTATTATTATTTTAACtgtaatattttattgataattttaATACATTACGAGCTTGAAACATTGTAGAACTAGCAGAGTAAGTAAGGGTTGCAGTACTTTCCTTTTTGGCTCCTAGCATACACCTCTCCAGGTAATGCACCGACCTGACTTCCCTCCTTGACGATACCTATTAATGGAGCCGTTCTAGTAAGGGTCTAGAAACTCGTTACAAGAGCATAGTACAAAGATTCAACCACAAACCACCGCTGTGCCACGCCTTGTTTGTTGGGTCTTTGTATTCCGGTTGTTAGTATTCATAACAGATCTACTTATTATTCATACTCCAACTTCCGATCGTGCCGTGGAGACAAGAACAGCAGAGTTGCCAGATTCACCCATCTCCAAACGTGCCAGCAAAGCCACGAGTCCCAGTGTGCTTTGGGGTCCAGAAGAGAGAGCTAACTCACTCTGCCGTGCGGGGTCAACTTTTACCTTGAAAGCAGAAGCAAGGTATGAAAAAGTACGTgtcttttttatcgttttcttttctttgagcGAGAGTTTATGCATGAAAAAAGTCATTCATCACTTCTTCGACTCATTTGTTCTCTCTTACCTATTCGTTTTCTTTAAATATGTTATCCATTTTCAGAATACAACCAATATTTCTAGCAAATGtgctctctttatttatctatatgtctatctatatgtctatctgtatttatttatatatttatttatctatctatctgtctgtttgcttgtatttatctctctatctatctatctatctgtctgtttgcttgtctatttatctatctatctcgcaaGTATCCTACATTTGCGTGTCGTTCGTTACTCCCAGTATGCAGGTCTCGGTGGCGATTAGCTGTGTGGTGGCAGTAGTCTTGCTGGCAGCTGTTCCGGCTGCCGCTCTCAAGTGTTTCCGGTGCTCCAGCAACTGCGACGCGTCGCCTGGTACCCCAATGGAGTGCTCAGGGGGATACGACACGTGTCTGGTGAGTGTCTTGAGCTTTCTGCTACACTGCACGACAGAAAAGTAGGATAAGGAAGACTGAGAATTGCCAGTAGTTTTCAATAATACTAAGGATCTCATTCAAAACAAAACCATTACCGTAGTACAAAGGATGAGGAATCTAACCCAACCAGGATAATAACTTTTTTCACTTAACTAGTAAGCTAGCGCCATTAAGGTGTTAGCAGGATTTCTTCAAAGTTtttgagaagagaaaaggacggACAGGGAGTCGGGAGTCTCAGAATAATGCTGTCCTACTATCTAGAGTTATCAAAGTAAACACAAGCGAGTCTTGTAGAATACAAGACCACGAGCGCTAATTTTAAAGAGCGAGAAAACTAGTTAGTTAAAGCTACCTAATGCATACGCCCTAAGAGTTATTGCGCGATGCAGCTTTAGACCGTGTAAAACAATATTGGCTTAAGCAACTCCTCGACATTAAGACATGAGACTAAACAATGTGCGGTAAAGTGTCTGGgaggataatgaaagaaaatcgaCCACGAAAATATTAAATCGCTTAATAGGTCTTGGAAAATTATGATTGTACAGTATGTCTCCACATTTCATGGTAGAATGCCTCATTTTGCTTACTCCTATGCTGAAACACCATTTTTCTTGTTTCATATTACACACGTAATAGAAGCAAAATACGTATGCCCGCAACACAAGACGGTGTAGATGATAGTCAGAGATACTTCAACTTATTTATTATTAAATCATCTATTTACTATAATCTAAAATATTTTTACTTCAGTACTACAATTTCCCTGGGCTGTCTGAAAGGGCCTGCTGGCAGAAGAAAAACTGTGACATTAAGGCCATCATCGACCGGCTCAATCCTCACGAGTGGAGCAGAATAAATGCGACTTTGAAACTCACGCCCACCAACAAAGGTGAGACTGGAGGGAACAGTTTTTCAATGTTAAACTTAGTAACacgtgtttcatctctctctctctctctctctctctctctctctctctctctctctctctctctctctctctctctctacacacacacacacacacacacacacacacacacacacacacagagagagagagagagagagagagagagagagagagagagagagagaatgtggcggGAGAGAGCAGTTAAAAGACAGCGAgcagagaatatatatatatatatctatatatatatatatatatatatatatatatatatatatatatatatatatatatatatatatatagggtgaggcggtggctgagtggttagcgtgccggcgtcgcggtgaggaggacgcgggttcgaggcctgcccgccgccacagttggtatttttcagtcaccgccgagtgccttAAGACTACCCGTGTGCTGTCCCGAAGACCACCTATGAACCCGGTCCCTAGATAATCTCTACAGAGAGGTTTAGAGATGAGcttcgggggcagcatgagtcaagcaagacgGCGCCAATATGCTTGCGCCTAAACGGGgtgaggccgaccatcaggccccaccaagaaagcataCTGGGGACATAGGCCGAAAACgtaatatatatatgtgtgtatatttatatatatttatttttatatatatttatatatatatatatatatatatatatatatatatatataataagagGTAGATGACAGTCTGGAAGAGGGGGaaagctggtttttttttttttttacgtcgcggcctattgcgccgttaggcttgatggttggcccagcccgttgtggcgcaggcgagtgtttttagtggcgccatctttttggctcatactgacccccggagctcatctttgagcctctctttggggaggaaatctagagtccgggttaatagatGGTCTTTAGTGCAggttgtgggtagtcttaggccactcggcggtgactgaaaaatcccagctgtgtggcggccaggattcgatcccacgtccctcctggatctcccggacgcggTCCCAGCAAgctaaccacttagccaccgcctccccacaaaTGTGAAAAAGCGTACAATACCGGGGCGGACAAGGTCCTGATGTATGGGTAGCactgggaaaaggaaaataactgaTGATGGTTCAGAACGCCTGACACTGGGAAAGCTATTTAAACAAAagatgaagtttccagctgagattttcAATAAGGATTGACAATAATGCTTAGTGAAGACGTGAATAACTGTGAGTATCGAAACATATGACAATGGTTAGAAGGTTGTGTAGAGTTGTCAAGTGGAAAAACTGAGATTTTGAATATTGAAGGAtatcgtttttccttctttgcaGTGTCCATTCGTAGAAGAGCTTGAGTAAGGGGAGAGTAGCTGATAAGGCGGAAAGCTTTGATTAGTCACTTGAATCTGTCCATAACGGCGATGTGTGTTGGATCCCCCCACACATTAGATGCATacgccatacgagggcggacaaggcccctgtatgtgcATAGCAACTGGGAGAAAATAATTGCTGGTGATAAAACAAAACGCCTAACTTCGAGGGATGGGGTATGAAGTTTCCcgataagattttgagttaaggatagaccgaaaatGATTAGTATTATCGAAGAATGGGACAtctgagtattgtcgaagaatagaggatagatgtttggaagcaTTTTTCGAGTTGacaagtggagaaattgagtttctgaggcatatatatatatatatagatatatatatatatatatatatatatatatatatatatatatatatatatatatatatatatatatataaacaagccactcactaacatagaGGAAACCTTGTTGAATGAAATGGTGATAAACCTTAAAAATTTGGCGGTGGCTGCGCTTGTGTCCGCACTAAGGTGAGTGCCTCGTTTGATAAATTAATATTGTGCTGGAGACAAAACATTTAGCTTTAGTTTAGTATTATACCTTCTTAATACATAATGATGTAAACAACTTTCAGACAAACTAATGTGTTCTCCCTAATTATCTTGTTAAATAAAGTATTCACAAACTTATAATGAATATACCATATTCTTACTGAGATATGTACAACTCTTGTTAAACATCATGTTGAGAATTCATTTCATCAGAGACACGTCattcctcgtcgacagaccgacttggtcggctagatttcaatcgccgatagagtcggtctgtcggcatcctgctacgggccgcctttggcaaaggcccgtgctccctcgtgcagggagggagcaatctttttcctctcttgtcttcGGACAAGAGCACgcttcccctagtgatactaggggataaatcttaaaaaaaaaaatcatctattcatacaaattgataacCATCACCTTAGTCTTAGCTATTGTAAATACACAGTATACATAATTTATACAGACtttgataaaaatatagaaataatATTATTGAACCAGTCATTGTTATGCGATcgtatttttaaaaaataattTCTCCGTACAGACCAAGTGGCCGGTCAGCACATGAGCTGCTGCGACACAGACCTCTGCAACCCCGCCGCCACGGCCGCGGCCCAGCCCCTCCTCGCGATTCTCCTGCCACTCGGCCTGTACACCCTGCTGGCGTAGGGCGTGGCCTTCTGATCTTTCCTGCAGCGACCCAGTTGTCCCATTTGACTGAATACTAAGAGTTGTTTACGCTCCACTTTCTGGTGTTTAGTTATTTGTTTGTGGAGAGGTTTTGATTAAAACATTAGGCCACATCGACCCAAGTACTGTGACATGACTCATTCTGTGAAGAACCCTCATGTGTAGTAGTGATACTTCAAGTGTGTGGATATATCAATTCAGTAGTgatttagtacacacacacacacacacacacacacacacacacaccacacacacacacacaagcgcgcgcacacaccgctccagtagctcagtggataaaaGCTCTGAGATGCCAAGCTtcgcggcctggcaggcggaggttccaACCCCGCTCAGACTGGGATTTTTTCGCTGAGaagaagtggttac encodes the following:
- the LOC127000276 gene encoding uncharacterized protein LOC127000276 isoform X1 codes for the protein MKNMQVSVAISCVVAVVLLAAVPAAALKCFRCSSNCDASPGTPMECSGGYDTCLYYNFPGLSERACWQKKNCDIKAIIDRLNPHEWSRINATLKLTPTNKDQVAGQHMSCCDTDLCNPAATAAAQPLLAILLPLGLYTLLA
- the LOC127000276 gene encoding uncharacterized protein LOC127000276 isoform X2, translating into MQVSVAISCVVAVVLLAAVPAAALKCFRCSSNCDASPGTPMECSGGYDTCLYYNFPGLSERACWQKKNCDIKAIIDRLNPHEWSRINATLKLTPTNKDQVAGQHMSCCDTDLCNPAATAAAQPLLAILLPLGLYTLLA